The following are from one region of the Ananas comosus cultivar F153 linkage group 20, ASM154086v1, whole genome shotgun sequence genome:
- the LOC109725773 gene encoding uncharacterized protein LOC109725773 isoform X1, translated as MATVGFRLAVPPPVGRGGEAAKCVSPSASTASRFPRSPSLALPRRFPPRTRTHRRPSAPAPGSSISEKRPSSAAEAEAEAEEEEVDPCAEVRYLDPEADGGSIREWELDFCSRPILDERGKKVWELVVCDRTLSLQYTRYFPNNVINSVTLKDAIASVATTLGVPLPDKIRFFRSQMVTIITKACNELGIKPIPSKRCISLLLWLEERYEVVYSRHPGFQPRLKPLLSLDNPFPMNLPENLFGDRWAFVQLPFSAIKEELSSLGSRYAFGGSLDLDLLGFEFENKTLVPGLAVASSRAKPLAAWMNGLEVSSVETDIDRGCLILSVGVSTRYIYATYKKSARTTQEAEAWEAAKKACGGLHFLAIQECLDSEDCVGFWLLLDLPPPPV; from the exons ATGGCGACTGTGGGATTTAGACTTGCAGTCCCCCCCCCGGTCGGCAGAGGCGGAGAAGCTGCAAAGTGCGTCTCCCCGTCGGCCTCCACGGCGTCCCGTTTCCCGCGCTCCCCCTCACTCGCCCTCCCACGACGGTTCCCTCCCAGGACCAGAACGCACCGGCGGCCCTCCGCACCGGCGCCGGGCTCCTCCATCTCAGAGAAAAGGCCCTCGAGCGcggcggaagcggaagcggaagcggaagaggaggaggtggacCCGTGCGCGGAGGTGCGGTACCTGGACCCGGAGGCGGACGGCGGAAGCATACGGGAGTGGGAGCTGGACTTCTGCTCGCGGCCCATACTTGACGAGCGGGGCAAGAAGGTGTGGGAGCTCGTCGTATGCGATCGTACCCTGTCCTTGCAGTACACCCGTTACTTCCCCAACAACGTCATCAACAGCGTCACTCTCAAGGATGCCATCGCCTCCGTCGCCACCACGTTGGGCGTCCCCTTGCCCGACAAGATCCGCTTCTTCAG GTCGCAGATGGTGACGATTATTACAAAAGCCTGTAACGAGCTGGGCATCAAACCAATTCCCAGTAAACGG TGTATATCACTGCTTCTATGGCTAGAAGAGCGGTACGAGGTTGTGTACAGCAGGCATCCTGGTTTCCAACCAAGATTAAAGCCACTTTTATCGTTAGACAATCCATTCCCCATGAATCTTCCTGAAAACCTCTTCGGAGACAGATGGGCTTTTGTCCAATTGCCCTTCTCAG CTATTAAGGAGGAGCTCTCATCATTAGGCTCAAGATATGCCTTTGGTGGAAGTCTAGATTTAGATCTTCTGGGTTTCGAATTTGAGAACAAAACGTTAGTCCCCGGACTTGCTGTTGCATCATCACGAGCTAAACCTCTAGCcg CTTGGATGAATGGTCTGGAGGTTTCTTCCGTAGAAACAGACATAGACAGGGGTTGCCTGATTTTATCGGTGGGAGTTTCTACTCGGTATATCTATGCCACCTACAAGAAGAGTGCTAGAACAACCCAGGAGGCAGAAGCGTGGGAAGCGGCGAAGAAGGCATGCGGAGGTCTGCATTTCCTTGCTATACAAGAGTGCCTAGATTCAGAAGACTGCGTTGGGTTTTGGCTCCTCTTGGACTTGCCTCCTCCACCGGTCTGA
- the LOC109725693 gene encoding pyruvate kinase 1, cytosolic, with the protein MHSTHLLLEEPIRMASILEPSKPSFFPAMTKIVGTLGPKSRSVEVISSCLKAGMSVARFDFSWGNIDYHQETLENLKLAIKTTKKLCAVMLDTVGPELQVVNKSESAISLEADAFVVLTPDQGQEASSKLLPINFSGLSKAVKPGDTIFMGQYLFTGCETTSVWLEVAELKEDDVVCIIKNFATLAGSLFTLHISQIHINLPTLSDSDKDVISKWGVRNKIDFLSLSYTRHAEDVRHAREFLSKLGDLQQTQIFAKIENVEGLTHFDEILQEADGIILSRGNLGIDLPPEKVFLFQKAAVYKCNMAGKPAVITRVVDSMTDNLRPTRAEATDVANAVLDGTDAILLGAETLRGLYPVETISTVGKICAEAEKVFNQDLYFKKTVKYVGEPMSHLESIASSAVRAAIKVKASVIICFTSSGRAARLIAKYRPTMPVLSVVIPRLKTNQLRWSFTGAFEARQSLIVRGLFPMLADPRHPAEATSATNESVLKVALDHGKSSGVIKSHDRVVVCQKVGDASVVKIIELED; encoded by the exons ATGCATTCCACGCATCTCCTGCTCGAAGAACCCATCAGGATGGCTTCCATCCTCGAGCCTTCCAAGCCC AGCTTCTTCCCGGCGATGACCAAGATCGTGGGTACCCTTGGTCCCAAATCACGCTCGGTCGAGGTGATCTCCTCCTGCCTCAAGGCCGGAATGTCCG TGGCTCGCTTTGACTTCTCATGGGGGAACATCGACTACCACCAGGAAACTTTGGAAAATCTAAAGCTTGCTATCAAGACCACCAAAAAGCTGTGTGCT GTAATGTTGGATACCGTGGGTCCAGAATTGCAAGTTGTAAATAAAAGCGAAAGTGCAATTTCCCTCGAGGCGGATGCATTTGTTGTTTTGACACCTGATCAAGGACAAGAAGCATCATCTAAGTTGCTCCCCATTAATTTTAGCGGGCTGTCCAAG GCAGTGAAGCCCGGAGACACTATATTCATGGGGCAATACTTGTTCACTGGCTGTGAAACTACTTCAGTTTGGTTGGAG GTAGCTGAACTGAAAGAGGATGATGTGGTTTGCATAATCAAGAACTTTGCTACTCTGGCTGGATCCCTATTCACACTGCACATTTCCCAAATACACATTAACTTGCCAACACTTTCTGATTCTGACAAAGAT gTTATCAGCAAATGGGGTGTTCGAAATAAGATTGACTTCCTTTCATTGTCTTACACCAGGCATGCAGAAGATGTTCGGCAT GCACGAGAATTCCTCTCAAAGTTGGGTGATCTTCAGCAAACTCAGATATTTGCCAAAATTGAAAACGTAGAG GGCTTAACGCATTTTGACGAGATCTTGCAGGAAGCGGATGGCATTATTCTCTCACGAGGCAATCTGGGAATTGATCTCCCACCTGAGAAG GTGTTTCTATTTCAAAAGGCTGCTGTCTATAAGTGTAACATGGCTGGAAAGCCCGCCGTTATTACTCGTGTGGTGGACAGTATGACTGACAATCTCAGGCCTACTCGTGCAGAGGCAACAGATGTTGCTAATGCAGTTCTTGATG GTACTGATGCCATCCTTTTGGGCGCTGAGACTCTCAGAGGATTATATCCTGTGGAGACTATTTCAACTGTGGGCAAAATTTGTGCAGAG GCAGAGAAGGTTTTTAACCAAGATCTGTACTTTAAAAAAACTGTGAAATATGTTGGAGAACCCATGTCACACTTGGAGTCTATTGCTTCATCTGCT GTGCGTGCTGCTATTAAGGTCAAAGCCTCTGTTATTATTTGTTTCACTTCGTCTGGAAGGGCTGCAAG ATTAATTGCCAAGTATAGGCCAACTATGCCAGTATTGTCTGTTGTTATCCCTCGGCTCAAAACAAACCAGCTGCGATGGAGTTTCACTGGCGCTTTTGAA GCCAGACAATCGCTCATTGTTAGAGGCCTCTTTCCGATGCTTGCTGATCCTCGACATCCT GCTGAGGCAACCAGTGCAACCAATGAGTCAGTTTTGAAGGTTGCTCTCGATCATGGCAAGTCTTCTGGCGTGATAAAGTCCCACGATCGTGTTGTTGTTTGCCAGAAAGTTGGGGATGCTTCAGTTGTCAAGATTATTGAGTTAGAGGATTAA
- the LOC109725773 gene encoding uncharacterized protein LOC109725773 isoform X2 yields the protein MATVGFRLAVPPPVGRGGEAAKCVSPSASTASRFPRSPSLALPRRFPPRTRTHRRPSAPAPGSSISEKRPSSAAEAEAEAEEEEVDPCAEVRYLDPEADGGSIREWELDFCSRPILDERGKKVWELVVCDRTLSLQYTRYFPNNVINSVTLKDAIASVATTLGVPLPDKIRFFRSQMVTIITKACNELGIKPIPSKRCISLLLWLEERYEVVYSRHPGFQPRLKPLLSLDNPFPMNLPENLFGDRWAFVQLPFSAWMNGLEVSSVETDIDRGCLILSVGVSTRYIYATYKKSARTTQEAEAWEAAKKACGGLHFLAIQECLDSEDCVGFWLLLDLPPPPV from the exons ATGGCGACTGTGGGATTTAGACTTGCAGTCCCCCCCCCGGTCGGCAGAGGCGGAGAAGCTGCAAAGTGCGTCTCCCCGTCGGCCTCCACGGCGTCCCGTTTCCCGCGCTCCCCCTCACTCGCCCTCCCACGACGGTTCCCTCCCAGGACCAGAACGCACCGGCGGCCCTCCGCACCGGCGCCGGGCTCCTCCATCTCAGAGAAAAGGCCCTCGAGCGcggcggaagcggaagcggaagcggaagaggaggaggtggacCCGTGCGCGGAGGTGCGGTACCTGGACCCGGAGGCGGACGGCGGAAGCATACGGGAGTGGGAGCTGGACTTCTGCTCGCGGCCCATACTTGACGAGCGGGGCAAGAAGGTGTGGGAGCTCGTCGTATGCGATCGTACCCTGTCCTTGCAGTACACCCGTTACTTCCCCAACAACGTCATCAACAGCGTCACTCTCAAGGATGCCATCGCCTCCGTCGCCACCACGTTGGGCGTCCCCTTGCCCGACAAGATCCGCTTCTTCAG GTCGCAGATGGTGACGATTATTACAAAAGCCTGTAACGAGCTGGGCATCAAACCAATTCCCAGTAAACGG TGTATATCACTGCTTCTATGGCTAGAAGAGCGGTACGAGGTTGTGTACAGCAGGCATCCTGGTTTCCAACCAAGATTAAAGCCACTTTTATCGTTAGACAATCCATTCCCCATGAATCTTCCTGAAAACCTCTTCGGAGACAGATGGGCTTTTGTCCAATTGCCCTTCTCAG CTTGGATGAATGGTCTGGAGGTTTCTTCCGTAGAAACAGACATAGACAGGGGTTGCCTGATTTTATCGGTGGGAGTTTCTACTCGGTATATCTATGCCACCTACAAGAAGAGTGCTAGAACAACCCAGGAGGCAGAAGCGTGGGAAGCGGCGAAGAAGGCATGCGGAGGTCTGCATTTCCTTGCTATACAAGAGTGCCTAGATTCAGAAGACTGCGTTGGGTTTTGGCTCCTCTTGGACTTGCCTCCTCCACCGGTCTGA
- the LOC109725314 gene encoding uncharacterized protein LOC109725314 has protein sequence MEDGGGGGEGEGRAQVHAQTLVEAALEVLNAADPVEKARLGEAAATRWLQGAISISYHPHLPDPPPPHRPARLSNVKLLPPHQMPKLGKAGSLQSRQAILHSLVHTESWAIDLSWDIIARFGRQEAMPVEFFTDFVKVAQDEGRHFTLLAGRLQELGSFYGAFPAHDGLWDSAIQTSNCLLARLAVEHCVHEARGLDVLPTTILRFRKAGDQQTAKLLETVVYPEEITHCAAGVRWFRYLCLRTPTPIFKFADEQVPMSLGSQRKKLQGVRNCMNDDELVAKSVDKEKASRGLEAVGKSDSEYEEVVIHAFHAVVRGCFHGPLKPPFNAEARKAAGFGPEWYEPLAFKEKSLRVG, from the exons ATggaggacggcggcggcggcggggagggggagggaaGGGCGCAGGTGCATGCGCAGACGCTGGTGGAGGCGGCATTGGAGGTTCTGAATGCGGCGGATCCTGTGGAGAAGGCCCGACTGGGCGAGGCAGCGGCAACGCGGTGGCTGCAGGGTGCTATCTCCATCTCTTACCATCCCCATCTTCCTGATCCTCCGCCACCCCATCGGCCTGCGAGGCTCTCCAAC GTGAAGCTGCTGCCTCCGCATCAGATGCCCAAGCTGGGCAAGGCCGGTAGCCTTCAGAGTCGCCAAGCCATCCTCCACAGTCTTGTCCACACCGAGAGCTGGGCCATCGACCTCTCATGG GACATCATCGCCCGGTTCGGGAGGCAGGAAGCGATGCCCGTAGAGTTCTTCACCGACTTTGTCAAGGTTGCCCAGGACGAAGGTCGCCACTTCACTCTGCTGGCTGGCCGCCTGCAGGAACTGGGCTCTTTCTACGGGGCCTTCCCCGCCCACGACGGCCTATGGGACTCTGCCATCCAAACCTCCAACTGCCTCCTCGCACGCCTCGCTGTCGAGCACTGTGTCCACGAG GCTAGAGGTTTAGATGTCCTTCCCACTACCATATTGCGTTTCCGCAAAGCAGGGGATCAACAAACAGCAAAGCTACTAGAAACCGTGGTGTACCCTGAAGAAATAACACACTGTGCTGCTGGAGTCCGATGGTTCAGGTATTTGTGCCTTAGGACACCTACTCCTATATTTAAGTTTGCAGATGAGCAGGTTCCAATGTCTCTTGGATCCCAACGAAAGAAGCTGCAAGGTGTTAGGAACTGTATGAATGATGATGAGCTGGTGGCTAAATCTGTGGACAAAGAGAAAGCCTCGAGAGGCTTGGAAGCAGTCGGTAAGAGTGATTCCGAGTATGAAGAAGTAGTTATTCATGCTTTTCATGCTGTTGTTAGAGGATGTTTCCACGGCCCACTAAAACCCCCTTTCAATGCCGAGGCAAGGAAGGCTGCTGGGTTTGGACCTGAGTGGTATGAACCTCTGGCCTTTAAAGAAAAGAGTTTGAGAGTTGGATag
- the LOC109725780 gene encoding UDP-D-apiose/UDP-D-xylose synthase 2 has product MASATGATRLDLDGNPIRPLTICMIGAGGFIGSHLCEKLMAETPHKVLAVDVYSDKIKHLLEPPPGHGRIQFHRLNIKNDSRLEGLIKMSDLTINLAAICTPADYNTRPLDTIYSNFIDALPVVKYCSENNKRLIHFSTCEVYGKTIGSFLPKDHPLRQQPEFYVLKEDASPCIFGPIEKQRWSYACAKQLIERLIYAEGAENGLEFTIVRPFNWIGPRMDFIPGVDGPSEGVPRVLACFSNNLLRQEPLKLVDGGQSQRTFVYIKDAIEAVLLMIENPARANGQIFNVGNPNNEVTVKQLAEMMTEVYSKVSGEPPLEVPTIDVSSKEFYGEGYDDSDKRIPDMTIINKQLGWEPKTPIWDLLESTLTYQHRTYAEAIKRVMAKPAASC; this is encoded by the exons ATGGCGTCGGCGACTGGTGCGACGAGGCTGGATCTGGATGGGAACCCAATCCGGCCGCTGACGATCTGCATGATCGGGGCGGGTGGGTTCATCGGGTCCCACCTCTGCGAGAAGCTGATGGCGGAGACCCCTCACAAGGTGCTCGCCGTCGACGTCTACAGCGACAAGATCAAGCACCTCCTCGAGCCCCCGCCGGGGCACGGCCGGATCCAGTTCCACCGACTCAACATCAAGAACGACTCCCGACTCGAGGGCCTCATCAAGATGTCGGATCTG ACGATTAACCTGGCGGCCATCTGCACCCCCGCCGATTACAATACCCGCCCACTGGATACCATATACAGCAATTTCATCGATGCCCTTCCAGTG GTTAAGTATTGCTCTGAAAACAACAAGCGGCTCATTCACTTCTCCACTTGCGAGGTGTATGGGAAGACTATCGGAAGCTTTCTCCCAAAGGATCACCCTCTGCGGCAG CAACCGGAGTTCTACGTGCTCAAAGAAGATGCCTCGCCATGCATTTTTGGTCCTATTGAGAAGCAAAGGTGGTCCTATGCATGCGCAAAGCAACTTATTGAAAGGCTAATCTACG CTGAGGGTGCTGAAAATGGACTTGAATTCACCATCGTGCGACCTTTTAATTGGATTGGACCAAGGATGGATTTTATTCCTGGAGTTGATGGACCTAGTGAGGGTGTTCCACGGGTTTTGGCATGCTTCAGTAAT AATCTCCTCCGCCAGGAACCTCTGAAGCTTGTTGATGGTGGTCAGTCCCAAAGAACCTTTGTGTACATCAAGGATGCCATTGAAGCCGTTCTCTTGATGATT GAAAATCCTGCTCGAGCCAATGGTCAAATCTTCAATGTGGGAAATCCTAATAATGAAGTCACAGTTAAGCAACTTGCAGAAATGATGACGGAG GTGTATTCGAAGGTGTCAGGAGAGCCACCATTGGAGGTACCAACAATTGATGTAAGCTCCAAAGAGTTCTATGGTGAAGGATATGATGATAGTGATAAGCGAATCCCTGATATGACCATAATTAATAAACAACTTG GTTGGGAACCAAAGACACCCATCTGGGACTTGCTGGAATCAACTCTGACCTATCAGCACAGGACATATGCAGAGGCTATCAAGAGGGTTATGGCAAAACCTGCTGCGTCATGTTAG